In a genomic window of Armatimonadota bacterium:
- a CDS encoding DUF3866 family protein, whose protein sequence is MPDQDETPIRSTAHMNRAWASVVSIRAGRSGLSRALCRLDDGTEAEAVGYPELVGTIAEGDRVLLNTTAVDLALGSGGVHFIIARDSDPGESRESTGHIVKLRYTPHQMALLAVEEPASEFHSAIETADSLAGMPVVCCELVSQVPAVIAGLRSRGEPGRIALTVSDEAALPAQYSDLMMDLRSGGFVCSVITAGQAFGGDLEAVNVHSALLAARIACGAAFAIVTPGPGTVGTGTKWGFSGVRQGEAINAIAALEGRPIGVVRASGAEARGRHTGISHHTRTVFTRVATAPFSAAWPAGFASRYAEAWCSLCAETGPRISGYIVEGATEALQSFENDWRAWKTMGRGRSEDPLYYEAAAAAGILAMNLRREANCE, encoded by the coding sequence ATGCCTGACCAGGATGAGACGCCAATCCGGTCCACGGCGCATATGAACCGCGCGTGGGCGTCCGTGGTCTCTATCCGCGCCGGTCGGTCCGGGTTGAGCCGGGCGCTCTGCCGGTTGGACGACGGGACGGAGGCGGAAGCCGTTGGCTACCCGGAACTCGTCGGAACCATCGCCGAGGGCGATCGCGTCCTCCTCAACACGACTGCGGTCGACCTTGCGCTTGGATCCGGCGGCGTGCATTTCATCATCGCCCGTGATTCGGACCCGGGTGAGTCCCGCGAATCCACCGGCCATATTGTCAAACTGCGGTACACGCCGCATCAGATGGCGCTCCTCGCGGTGGAGGAACCGGCATCGGAATTCCACTCCGCGATCGAGACGGCCGATTCACTGGCCGGTATGCCGGTGGTCTGTTGTGAACTCGTGAGCCAGGTTCCCGCGGTAATCGCCGGGCTGCGATCCCGGGGTGAACCGGGTCGCATTGCACTCACTGTCTCCGATGAGGCCGCGCTGCCCGCGCAATACTCCGACCTCATGATGGACCTGCGCTCGGGCGGATTCGTATGCTCGGTCATCACGGCGGGGCAAGCGTTCGGCGGCGATCTGGAGGCGGTGAACGTGCATTCGGCGTTGCTGGCCGCCAGGATTGCCTGCGGCGCGGCTTTCGCCATCGTGACGCCGGGGCCGGGCACCGTGGGCACGGGAACGAAGTGGGGCTTCAGCGGTGTCCGGCAGGGTGAAGCCATCAATGCCATTGCCGCACTGGAGGGTCGCCCCATCGGCGTTGTTCGCGCGAGCGGCGCGGAGGCTCGGGGCCGCCACACCGGGATCAGCCATCATACGCGCACGGTGTTTACGCGCGTCGCGACCGCCCCGTTCTCGGCGGCGTGGCCGGCCGGATTCGCGTCCCGGTACGCGGAGGCATGGTGCTCGCTCTGCGCCGAAACGGGCCCGCGCATTTCGGGGTATATTGTGGAAGGCGCGACGGAAGCGCTGCAATCGTTCGAAAACGACTGGCGGGCCTGGAAGACGATGGGGCGGGGGCGCTCCGAGGACCCGCTGTATTACGAAGCCGCTGCCGCGGCGGGGATTCTGGCGATGAACCTTCGGCGG
- a CDS encoding GatB/YqeY domain-containing protein: MPLILRLNDDLKASMRSGDTVRRDTIRLLISSLKLTQIDHKGELDEETEARVVAKEVKQRKDSIAEYRKAGRDDLADREQAELDILGAYMPAQMTADEIRALVMAAIDRTGATGPADLGRVMKDAVPAAKGRADGSVINSVAREILMSTSG, encoded by the coding sequence ATGCCTCTCATTCTACGCCTGAACGATGACCTGAAGGCCTCGATGCGCTCCGGAGATACTGTCCGGCGCGATACCATAAGACTCTTGATTTCGAGCCTCAAGCTCACGCAGATCGACCACAAGGGTGAACTCGACGAAGAAACCGAGGCCCGCGTTGTCGCGAAAGAAGTGAAACAGCGGAAGGATTCCATCGCGGAATACCGGAAGGCGGGACGCGATGACCTGGCGGATCGCGAACAGGCCGAACTCGATATCCTCGGCGCCTATATGCCGGCGCAGATGACCGCGGACGAAATCCGCGCGCTCGTTATGGCCGCCATCGATCGCACGGGAGCGACAGGACCCGCGGACCTTGGCCGAGTGATGAAGGATGCCGTGCCCGCGGCGAAGGGCCGGGCGGATGGCTCCGTGATAAACTCCGTCGCGCGCGAGATACTGATGAGCACAAGCGGGTAA